A part of Desulfobacter sp. genomic DNA contains:
- a CDS encoding radical SAM protein codes for MSAPLVIPYFIPHQGCPHQCVFCNQSIITGRRGRIDLDEIETLIQEYLSFKGQRRRVEFAFFGGNFLGLPRERQIDLLDRVKPWVDRGAIQSIRCSTRPDTVSRETLDLVQPYGLDLVELGVQSMDNRVLEQAERGHTREDTLAAVRVLRERKMKIGVQVMVGLPGDTRASVLETAGVLAGLKPDLARIYPLLVLAGSKLARWYASGAYLPLSLEQAVVQVKAMLEIFNGAGVPVIRMGLQAGEMMEDPGQMLAGPWHPAFGHLVHSALMLDRACNAVDTLIREGRGAGSIQLRVHPKSLSRLQGNKKGNFEKLAARYPGLVLGFSTDASLAPDEITAAFA; via the coding sequence ATGTCCGCCCCTCTGGTGATTCCTTATTTCATTCCCCACCAGGGATGCCCCCATCAATGTGTATTCTGTAACCAATCCATTATCACCGGCCGAAGGGGCCGGATTGATCTTGATGAAATTGAGACCCTGATCCAGGAATACCTTTCCTTCAAAGGACAGCGCCGACGGGTGGAATTTGCCTTTTTCGGGGGTAATTTTTTAGGCCTTCCCCGGGAAAGGCAGATTGATCTGCTTGACCGTGTCAAGCCCTGGGTGGACCGGGGGGCGATCCAATCCATCCGCTGCTCCACCAGGCCGGACACCGTCAGCCGGGAGACCCTGGATCTGGTGCAGCCCTACGGCCTTGACCTGGTGGAACTTGGCGTGCAGTCCATGGATAACCGGGTGCTGGAGCAGGCAGAACGGGGACATACCCGGGAGGATACCCTGGCGGCGGTCAGGGTGCTCAGGGAAAGAAAGATGAAGATCGGGGTTCAGGTAATGGTCGGCCTGCCCGGGGATACCAGGGCATCGGTCCTTGAAACGGCCGGGGTTCTGGCGGGACTGAAGCCGGACCTTGCCCGGATTTATCCTCTGCTGGTCCTGGCCGGGTCAAAGCTGGCCAGATGGTATGCCAGTGGGGCGTATCTCCCCCTCTCCCTTGAGCAGGCCGTGGTTCAGGTTAAGGCGATGCTGGAAATTTTTAACGGGGCAGGGGTCCCCGTAATCCGCATGGGGCTCCAGGCCGGGGAGATGATGGAAGATCCCGGACAGATGCTGGCCGGTCCCTGGCATCCGGCCTTCGGCCACCTGGTCCACTCGGCCCTGATGCTTGACCGGGCCTGTAACGCCGTTGACACCCTGATCCGGGAAGGGCGGGGTGCCGGGTCAATCCAACTGAGGGTTCATCCCAAATCCCTGTCCAGGCTCCAGGGAAATAAAAAAGGCAATTTTGAGAAACTGGCAGCCCGGTATCCCGGGCTTGTGCTGGGGTTTTCGACGGATGCCTCCCTGGCCCCGGATGAGATTACGGCTGCCTTCGCCTGA
- a CDS encoding PBP1A family penicillin-binding protein, with amino-acid sequence MTTQKSRAEILKKRGKKKERSLFRTLFKWVFILSFIAALAGCAGIAGLFFYLSQDLPKINTLKDYRPSTVTNVYSDDGRKIGEFYKERRIVIPLDEMPKNLTNAFVAAEDSRFREHPGIDIQSIVRAFIKNLKAGGIVQGGSTITQQVTKSFLLTPERTYKRKLKEAILAYRIEKKFTKDEILYLYLNQIYLGHGAYGVEAAAENYFGKHAKDLTLAECAMLAGLPQAPSKYSPFRYPDRAKQRQIYTLNRMKEEGMISNLDVTDAINTKLDIKPRKNWFIERVPCYTEHVRRYVEKKYGAEMLYNQGLNIHTAVNIELQKMARSAVKKGLSDLDKRTGYRGPIKNITALQIEGFCRKISEELKGSLPQKDGIYQGVVLKVDDENKVTQVRVGESYGLIRLATMTWARKPNPQVAYYQTKVKSPSQVLKPGDVIYVKVLNEIMEDNAYEFALHQEPVAQAALLSIEAETGHVKTMIGGRDYRNSQFNRAYQSRRQPGSAFKPLLYAAALDKGYTAASVIIDSPVVFEDTERDFVWKPHNYKEKFYGPTLFREALAKSRNIVTIKILQDIGIDYVIDYVRKLGITSEINRDLSISLGSSGVSLLELTNAYSVFSNLGYLIEPVFITKIYDRDNNLLESSKLVRKKVIDMSTAYIMTSILESAVKDGTGRRVKALKRPVAGKTGTTNNLYDAWFMGYTPRYTTGVWVGLDQESPLGRGETGSRAASPIWLDYMQQALEGKPARTFNVPEGIVFAKIDAKTGLLPIEESEKTIFECFKEGTVPTEYTPRSDEVTGSEDLFKEGI; translated from the coding sequence GTGGAAAGAAAAAAGAGAGAAGCCTGTTTCGAACCCTATTTAAATGGGTTTTTATTCTTTCATTCATTGCCGCCCTGGCCGGCTGCGCCGGCATTGCCGGACTGTTTTTCTACCTGAGCCAGGACCTGCCTAAAATCAACACCCTAAAAGACTACCGGCCGTCCACGGTTACCAATGTCTACTCGGATGACGGCAGAAAAATCGGCGAGTTCTACAAGGAACGGCGCATTGTCATTCCCCTGGACGAGATGCCCAAAAATCTGACCAACGCCTTTGTTGCCGCAGAGGATTCCAGATTCCGGGAGCACCCCGGCATTGATATCCAGTCCATTGTCCGGGCCTTCATCAAAAACCTAAAGGCCGGAGGCATTGTCCAGGGCGGCTCCACCATTACCCAGCAGGTGACAAAGTCCTTTCTGCTCACCCCGGAACGGACCTACAAACGCAAACTAAAAGAAGCGATTCTCGCCTATCGGATTGAAAAGAAATTCACCAAGGATGAAATCCTTTACCTTTACCTGAACCAGATCTACCTGGGCCACGGTGCCTACGGGGTAGAGGCGGCCGCTGAAAACTATTTCGGCAAACACGCCAAAGACCTTACCCTGGCCGAATGCGCCATGCTGGCAGGCCTTCCCCAGGCCCCAAGCAAGTACAGTCCCTTCAGGTATCCGGACCGGGCCAAACAACGGCAGATCTATACCCTGAACCGGATGAAGGAAGAAGGAATGATCTCCAACCTGGATGTTACCGATGCCATCAATACCAAGCTGGACATCAAGCCCAGGAAAAACTGGTTCATCGAACGGGTCCCCTGCTACACCGAGCATGTCAGGCGCTACGTCGAAAAAAAATACGGTGCTGAAATGCTCTACAACCAGGGCTTGAACATCCACACCGCCGTCAATATCGAACTGCAGAAAATGGCCCGGTCCGCTGTAAAAAAAGGACTCTCCGATCTGGACAAACGGACCGGATACCGGGGCCCCATAAAAAATATCACGGCGCTGCAAATCGAAGGATTCTGCAGGAAAATCAGTGAAGAACTCAAGGGCAGCCTGCCACAGAAAGACGGCATTTACCAGGGCGTGGTCCTGAAAGTGGACGACGAAAACAAGGTCACCCAGGTCCGGGTGGGAGAGTCCTACGGGCTGATCCGACTGGCCACCATGACCTGGGCCAGGAAGCCCAACCCCCAGGTGGCCTATTACCAGACCAAGGTAAAAAGCCCCTCCCAGGTACTCAAACCAGGCGATGTGATCTATGTCAAGGTGCTCAACGAAATCATGGAGGACAACGCATATGAGTTCGCCCTCCACCAGGAGCCCGTGGCCCAGGCCGCCCTGCTGAGCATAGAGGCGGAAACCGGCCATGTCAAAACCATGATCGGGGGCAGGGATTACCGGAACTCCCAGTTCAACCGGGCCTACCAGTCCCGGCGCCAACCGGGTTCCGCCTTCAAGCCGCTGCTTTATGCCGCCGCCCTGGACAAAGGGTATACGGCTGCATCGGTCATTATCGATTCCCCTGTCGTCTTCGAGGATACCGAGCGGGACTTTGTGTGGAAGCCCCACAACTACAAGGAAAAATTCTACGGCCCCACCCTTTTCCGGGAAGCCCTGGCCAAGTCCAGAAATATTGTTACCATCAAGATCCTCCAGGATATCGGTATCGACTATGTTATCGACTATGTCCGAAAACTTGGAATCACCTCGGAAATCAACCGGGATCTTTCCATCTCCCTTGGGTCATCCGGGGTCTCTCTTCTGGAACTCACCAATGCTTATTCGGTATTTTCCAATCTGGGCTACCTCATCGAGCCTGTGTTTATCACCAAGATATACGACAGGGACAACAACCTGCTTGAATCCTCTAAACTGGTCCGAAAAAAAGTCATTGATATGAGCACCGCTTATATCATGACCAGTATCCTGGAAAGCGCGGTCAAAGACGGGACCGGCCGAAGGGTAAAGGCCCTCAAGCGCCCGGTTGCGGGCAAGACCGGCACCACAAACAACCTATACGACGCATGGTTCATGGGCTATACCCCCAGATACACCACCGGCGTCTGGGTGGGCCTGGACCAGGAATCCCCACTGGGCAGAGGCGAGACAGGCTCCAGAGCGGCCAGCCCCATATGGCTGGATTATATGCAGCAGGCCCTTGAAGGCAAACCCGCAAGAACCTTTAACGTCCCCGAGGGTATTGTATTCGCAAAAATAGATGCAAAGACCGGCCTGCTCCCCATTGAAGAGAGCGAAAAAACCATTTTCGAATGCTTTAAGGAAGGCACCGTCCCCACGGAATACACCCCTCGCAGCGATGAAGTGACAGGGTCCGAGGATCTGTTCAAGGAAGGGATTTAA